Proteins encoded by one window of Chromobacterium violaceum ATCC 12472:
- a CDS encoding aspartate aminotransferase family protein, protein MAIRHGIDLDKARALHARETADFLARRPRSLALAERAGGHLLFGVPLHWMDDWPTPRSLFLAEARDARLTDVDGHVYADFCLGDTGAMFGHSPAPVAQAIALESARGMTAMLPGEDALWVAEELSRRFGLPVWQFALSASDANRFAIRWARAVTGRDRILVFNGCYHGTVDDVFVDLADGEARPRASLLGQVYDLTEHTRVAEFNDLEGLEAALADGRVACVLAEPAMTNIGMVLPDPGYWEQAQAIIRRHGSLLLLDETHTISCGPGGYTAAHGLRPDMLVLGKPLAGGLPAAAYGFSADLAARAQQAKRAAPPGHSGIGTTLSANRLACAAMRANLSQVMTDDNYRIMLERAGRLAQGLRELFARFALPWCVTQLGARCEFQFAARPPRNGSEAGAGQDEELERYIHLYLLNRGLLITPFHNMLLLSPHTEDADAQRLLEVFGEWLEQARA, encoded by the coding sequence ATGGCGATTCGGCACGGCATTGATCTGGACAAGGCGCGCGCGCTGCATGCGCGCGAGACGGCGGATTTCCTGGCGCGCCGCCCGCGCTCCCTGGCGCTGGCGGAGCGGGCCGGCGGGCATTTGCTGTTCGGCGTGCCGCTGCACTGGATGGACGATTGGCCGACGCCGCGCTCACTGTTCCTGGCCGAGGCGCGGGACGCGAGGCTGACCGATGTGGATGGCCATGTCTACGCCGACTTCTGCCTGGGCGACACCGGCGCGATGTTTGGCCACTCGCCGGCGCCGGTGGCGCAGGCCATCGCCCTAGAGTCGGCACGCGGCATGACCGCGATGCTGCCCGGCGAGGACGCGCTGTGGGTGGCGGAGGAGCTGTCGCGGCGCTTCGGCCTGCCGGTGTGGCAGTTCGCGCTGTCGGCCAGCGACGCCAACCGCTTCGCCATCCGCTGGGCGCGGGCGGTCACCGGCCGCGACCGCATCCTGGTGTTCAACGGCTGCTACCACGGCACGGTGGATGATGTCTTCGTCGACCTGGCGGACGGGGAGGCGAGGCCGCGCGCCAGTTTGCTGGGCCAGGTCTACGATCTGACCGAGCATACCCGGGTGGCGGAGTTCAACGACCTGGAGGGGCTGGAGGCGGCGCTGGCCGATGGCCGCGTCGCCTGCGTGCTGGCCGAGCCGGCGATGACCAATATCGGCATGGTGCTGCCCGATCCGGGCTACTGGGAGCAGGCGCAGGCCATCATCCGCCGCCACGGCAGCCTGTTGCTGCTGGACGAAACCCATACCATCAGCTGCGGCCCGGGCGGCTATACCGCCGCGCACGGCTTGCGGCCGGACATGCTGGTGCTGGGCAAACCATTGGCCGGCGGCTTGCCGGCCGCCGCCTACGGCTTCAGCGCCGATCTGGCTGCGCGGGCGCAGCAGGCCAAGCGCGCCGCGCCGCCCGGCCATTCCGGCATCGGCACCACGCTGAGCGCCAACCGGCTGGCCTGCGCGGCGATGCGCGCCAACCTGTCCCAGGTGATGACGGATGACAATTACCGCATCATGCTGGAGCGCGCCGGCCGGCTGGCGCAGGGCCTGCGCGAGCTGTTCGCCCGCTTCGCCTTGCCCTGGTGCGTGACGCAGCTGGGCGCGCGCTGCGAGTTCCAGTTCGCCGCCAGGCCGCCGCGCAACGGCAGCGAGGCCGGCGCGGGGCAGGACGAGGAGCTGGAGCGCTATATTCATCTTTACTTACTGAACCGCGGCCTGCTGATCACGCCCTTCCACAATATGCTGCTGCTCAGCCCGCATACCGAGGATGCCGACGCGCAGCGCCTGCTGGAGGTCTTCGGCGAATGGCTGGAGCAGGCGAGGGCCTGA
- a CDS encoding sigma factor-like helix-turn-helix DNA-binding protein — translation MKLDDFNVVADLIGMKKRSREAVWLMEVEGMTGYFAAQQMDISESTVSRAHARFRRAVGKLNTLSGHLPLR, via the coding sequence ATGAAGTTGGACGATTTCAATGTGGTGGCCGACCTGATCGGCATGAAGAAACGTTCGCGCGAGGCGGTGTGGCTGATGGAGGTGGAAGGCATGACAGGCTACTTCGCCGCGCAGCAGATGGACATCAGCGAATCCACCGTATCCCGCGCCCACGCGCGCTTCCGTCGCGCGGTAGGCAAGCTCAACACGCTGTCGGGGCATTTGCCCCTGCGCTGA
- a CDS encoding substrate-binding periplasmic protein yields the protein MGSLWRIAYCLSLLVALGENANAVQLLTHEEEPNNFTKEGDIVGLYPEVAHEIQHRLGQQLPITMLPWARAFAKLQSEPTTCILDMARTPERENKFQWIGPVTTGRFGFYAKRSNRLRIHNLAEAKAVDRVLVPKGWYTHDLLKKLGFSNLEPTMSPETMVAMLLHDRGKLMFAAAFTLPRLLVKAEARLDDVEMVMLVNQSQSYIACSLDTPSEFVIAWQRMLVAMKRDGTFGSMFQKWRPDDTPPGIAPEPYIAITN from the coding sequence ATGGGTAGCCTGTGGCGTATTGCCTACTGTTTGTCATTGCTGGTCGCTCTTGGCGAGAATGCCAACGCCGTTCAACTGCTGACCCACGAAGAGGAGCCTAACAACTTTACCAAGGAAGGGGATATCGTCGGGTTATATCCCGAGGTTGCACACGAAATTCAACACCGTCTCGGACAGCAACTCCCCATTACTATGTTGCCTTGGGCACGAGCCTTTGCAAAGCTGCAAAGTGAGCCGACCACATGTATTCTGGACATGGCACGGACGCCGGAGCGCGAAAACAAATTCCAATGGATTGGACCGGTTACCACCGGACGGTTCGGGTTTTATGCCAAGCGTAGCAATCGCCTTCGCATACACAATCTCGCGGAGGCCAAGGCAGTTGATCGCGTACTCGTTCCCAAGGGTTGGTACACCCATGACTTGCTAAAGAAGCTGGGTTTTAGCAACCTTGAACCAACCATGTCCCCCGAAACGATGGTTGCGATGTTGCTGCACGACCGTGGCAAACTCATGTTTGCAGCTGCATTTACCTTACCCAGACTGCTAGTGAAGGCTGAGGCGCGGTTGGACGATGTCGAAATGGTCATGCTGGTTAACCAAAGCCAGTCCTATATCGCTTGTTCTCTGGATACCCCATCAGAATTTGTCATCGCTTGGCAGCGTATGCTGGTTGCAATGAAGCGGGATGGTACCTTCGGTTCCATGTTTCAAAAATGGCGGCCAGACGATACTCCCCCCGGCATCGCGCCTGAGCCATATATCGCCATCACGAACTAG
- a CDS encoding branched-chain amino acid ABC transporter substrate-binding protein: MAWNKLFAEMNWVVALGGMMAPFAMAAAHADTVVKIGFASPLSGPQAHYGKDNENAAKMAVDDVNAKGLVVGGQKIKFELVSEDDQADPRIGTQAAQRLVDAGVKAVIGHFNSGVSIPASRLYSDVGIPQLSVATNPAYTQQGYKTAFRLVGSDSQIGGALGQFAVKMMKAKSIVAIDDRTAYGQGIADEFVKAVAANGGKVTRREFTTDKATDFTAILTSLKAVNPDVVFYGGADAQAAPMVKQMKRLGLKAKLMGGDMLNTPTFIQLAGADAAGHYSAVAGGVLSARPAGKEFERRYKARFHQDVVLLGPQFYDGVMLVAAAMKQAGSVEPAKYLPKLAAIRYSGVTADFAFAPNGNLLKAPVTLSTVKNNAWAVETVVR; the protein is encoded by the coding sequence ATGGCTTGGAACAAACTGTTTGCGGAAATGAACTGGGTGGTGGCGCTGGGCGGCATGATGGCGCCGTTCGCCATGGCGGCGGCCCATGCCGATACCGTGGTCAAGATAGGCTTCGCCTCGCCGCTGTCCGGCCCGCAGGCCCACTATGGCAAGGACAATGAAAACGCCGCCAAAATGGCGGTGGACGATGTCAACGCCAAGGGCCTGGTGGTGGGCGGGCAGAAGATCAAGTTCGAACTGGTGTCCGAGGACGACCAGGCCGACCCGCGCATCGGCACCCAGGCGGCGCAGCGGCTGGTGGACGCCGGCGTGAAAGCCGTCATCGGCCACTTCAACTCCGGCGTGTCCATCCCGGCCTCGCGCCTGTATTCCGACGTCGGCATTCCGCAGCTGTCGGTGGCCACCAACCCGGCCTATACCCAGCAAGGCTACAAAACCGCCTTCCGCCTGGTGGGCAGCGACAGCCAGATAGGCGGCGCGCTGGGGCAGTTCGCCGTCAAAATGATGAAGGCCAAGAGCATCGTCGCCATCGACGACCGCACCGCCTACGGCCAGGGCATTGCCGACGAGTTCGTCAAGGCGGTGGCCGCCAACGGCGGCAAGGTGACGCGCCGCGAATTCACCACCGACAAGGCCACCGACTTCACCGCCATTCTCACCTCGCTCAAGGCCGTCAATCCGGACGTGGTGTTCTACGGCGGCGCCGACGCCCAGGCCGCGCCCATGGTCAAGCAGATGAAGCGGTTGGGGCTCAAGGCCAAGCTGATGGGCGGCGACATGCTCAACACCCCCACCTTCATCCAACTGGCCGGCGCGGACGCGGCCGGCCACTACTCGGCGGTGGCCGGCGGCGTGCTGAGCGCCCGCCCGGCGGGCAAAGAGTTCGAGCGCCGCTACAAGGCACGTTTCCATCAGGACGTGGTGCTGCTGGGGCCGCAATTCTACGACGGCGTGATGCTGGTGGCCGCGGCCATGAAGCAGGCGGGCTCGGTGGAGCCGGCCAAATACCTGCCCAAGCTGGCCGCCATCCGCTACAGCGGCGTGACGGCGGACTTCGCCTTCGCGCCCAACGGCAATCTGTTGAAAGCGCCGGTGACGCTGTCCACGGTGAAGAACAACGCCTGGGCCGTGGAGACGGTGGTCCGCTGA
- a CDS encoding NAD(P)/FAD-dependent oxidoreductase — MDALAPGAAVIVVGAGVVGIAAALQLRLAGFEVALLDRGEPAMETSYGNAGAFAVSDVIPLAEPGVLRKVPGWMLDPLGPLALRWRYLPTLAPWLLRFLAASRPQRVAELTQALAALLGRVNDDYAALIERAGLGHLWRRHGSLTLYRSREEFDAAAPAWDDKRRHGVRWLALGRDALGEGEPVLREEWQYAVQVPAWSHVDDPYVFSRGLFDAFLQEGGRFVRDEALATAMEAGRVTGVETAGGGRLRADAVVIACGVWSDRFVKQHRYRVPLESERGYHVNLPKAGVALRHFIQCASESFVILPMAHGGLRLAGTVELAHRDAPPDWRRAHILLDKARRIVGDFSTEDMTVWMGNRPSLPDTLPIIGPAPLPGLWFATGHGHLGLTLAATTGALLRDMLQGRAPALDMRPYRLSRF, encoded by the coding sequence ATGGACGCTCTTGCCCCCGGCGCGGCCGTCATCGTGGTGGGCGCCGGCGTGGTCGGCATCGCCGCGGCCTTGCAGCTGCGCCTGGCCGGTTTCGAGGTGGCGCTGCTGGACCGCGGCGAGCCGGCGATGGAAACCAGCTACGGCAATGCCGGCGCCTTCGCCGTCAGCGACGTGATTCCGCTGGCCGAACCCGGCGTGCTGCGCAAGGTGCCGGGCTGGATGCTGGATCCGCTGGGGCCGCTGGCCCTGCGCTGGCGCTACCTGCCCACGCTGGCGCCCTGGCTGCTGCGTTTCCTGGCCGCCAGCCGGCCGCAGCGGGTGGCCGAGCTGACGCAGGCGCTGGCCGCGCTGCTGGGCCGGGTCAACGACGACTACGCGGCGCTGATAGAACGGGCCGGCTTGGGCCATCTGTGGCGGCGGCACGGCAGCCTGACGCTGTACCGCAGCCGGGAGGAGTTCGACGCCGCCGCGCCGGCCTGGGACGACAAGCGCCGCCATGGCGTGCGCTGGCTGGCGCTGGGCCGCGACGCGCTCGGCGAAGGCGAGCCGGTCTTGCGCGAGGAATGGCAGTACGCGGTCCAGGTGCCGGCTTGGTCCCATGTGGACGACCCCTATGTTTTCAGCCGCGGCCTGTTCGACGCCTTCCTCCAAGAAGGCGGCCGCTTTGTGCGGGACGAGGCGCTGGCCACGGCGATGGAAGCCGGCCGCGTCACTGGGGTAGAGACGGCCGGCGGCGGCCGCCTGCGCGCCGACGCGGTGGTGATCGCCTGCGGCGTGTGGAGCGACCGCTTCGTCAAACAGCACCGATACCGCGTGCCGCTGGAAAGCGAGCGCGGCTACCACGTCAACCTGCCCAAGGCCGGCGTGGCGCTGCGCCACTTCATCCAGTGCGCCAGCGAGAGCTTCGTCATCCTGCCCATGGCCCATGGCGGCCTGCGCCTGGCCGGCACGGTGGAGCTGGCGCACCGCGACGCGCCGCCGGACTGGCGCCGCGCCCACATCCTGCTGGACAAGGCCAGGCGCATCGTCGGCGATTTCTCCACCGAAGACATGACGGTGTGGATGGGCAACCGCCCGTCGCTGCCTGACACCCTGCCCATCATCGGCCCTGCGCCGCTGCCAGGGTTATGGTTCGCCACCGGCCACGGCCATTTGGGCCTGACCCTGGCAGCCACCACCGGCGCGCTGCTGCGCGACATGCTGCAGGGCAGGGCGCCGGCGCTGGACATGCGGCCGTATCGGCTATCTCGTTTTTGA
- a CDS encoding aldehyde dehydrogenase (NADP(+)) has product MMNLTGKMLIGGQAVAGRRNMIRALDPSTDQPLEPGYAGADREQVEQACALAWEAFDAYRETAPEARARLLETIAEEIEALGDALIERAMAETGLPRARLQGERGRTCGQLRLFAHTLRAGEWLDARVDPAMPQRQPLPRADLRQRQVALGPVAVFGASNFPLAFSVAGGDTASALAAGCPVIVKAHSAHPGASELAGRAIARAVEKCRLPAGVFALLFGEGREAGQALVADPRVKAVGFTGSRGGGLALCRLAQSRPEPIPVFAEMSSTNPVFLLPAALRARGEALAQGFVGSLTLGAGQFCTNPGLIVALQGPALDGFIAAAAAVLSRSPAQTMLTPGIFRAYQAGVDALSGHARLAAAGLPATGTNQCQAQLWLAEARDYLAKPALRAEVFGAAALIVACRDAAELGQLAEQLEGQLTATLQLDDGDLDLAHALLPTLERKAGRILVNGWPTGVEVCEAMVHGGPYPATSDARATSVGTAAIRRFLRPVCYQDFPDALLPPALRQANPLALRRLLDGRREG; this is encoded by the coding sequence ATGATGAATCTGACAGGCAAGATGCTGATCGGCGGGCAGGCTGTGGCCGGCCGCCGCAACATGATACGGGCGCTGGACCCATCCACCGATCAGCCGCTGGAGCCGGGCTATGCCGGCGCGGACCGCGAACAGGTGGAGCAGGCCTGCGCATTGGCCTGGGAGGCGTTTGACGCCTACCGCGAAACCGCGCCGGAGGCCAGGGCGCGCTTGCTCGAAACCATCGCCGAAGAGATAGAAGCGCTGGGCGATGCGCTGATAGAACGCGCGATGGCCGAGACCGGCCTGCCGCGCGCCCGTCTGCAGGGCGAGCGCGGCCGCACCTGCGGCCAGCTGCGGCTGTTCGCCCACACGCTGCGGGCGGGAGAGTGGCTGGACGCGCGGGTGGACCCGGCCATGCCGCAACGCCAGCCGCTGCCGCGCGCCGACCTGCGCCAGCGCCAGGTGGCGCTGGGGCCGGTGGCGGTATTCGGCGCCAGCAATTTCCCCCTGGCCTTTTCGGTGGCTGGCGGCGACACCGCCTCCGCGCTGGCGGCCGGCTGCCCGGTCATCGTCAAGGCCCACAGCGCCCATCCCGGCGCCAGCGAGCTGGCGGGGCGAGCCATCGCGCGGGCGGTGGAAAAATGCCGGCTGCCGGCCGGCGTGTTCGCGCTGCTGTTCGGCGAAGGCCGCGAGGCGGGGCAGGCGCTGGTGGCCGATCCGCGCGTCAAGGCGGTGGGCTTCACCGGCTCGCGCGGCGGCGGGCTGGCCTTGTGCCGGCTGGCGCAAAGCCGCCCGGAGCCGATTCCGGTGTTCGCGGAAATGAGCTCCACCAATCCGGTGTTCCTGTTGCCGGCGGCGCTGCGGGCGCGCGGCGAGGCGCTGGCGCAGGGCTTTGTCGGCTCGCTGACGCTGGGCGCGGGGCAGTTCTGCACCAATCCCGGCCTGATCGTTGCCCTGCAGGGGCCGGCGCTGGATGGCTTCATCGCCGCCGCGGCCGCCGTGCTGAGCCGCAGCCCGGCGCAGACCATGCTGACGCCCGGCATCTTCCGCGCTTACCAGGCCGGCGTGGACGCGCTGTCCGGCCATGCCCGGCTGGCGGCCGCCGGCCTGCCGGCCACCGGGACCAACCAGTGCCAGGCCCAGCTGTGGCTGGCCGAGGCGCGCGACTATCTGGCCAAGCCGGCGCTGCGGGCCGAAGTGTTCGGCGCCGCCGCCCTGATCGTGGCATGCCGGGACGCGGCGGAGCTTGGCCAGCTTGCCGAGCAGCTGGAAGGGCAGCTCACCGCCACGCTGCAGCTGGACGACGGCGATCTGGACCTGGCTCACGCGCTGCTGCCCACGCTGGAGCGCAAGGCCGGCCGCATCCTGGTGAACGGCTGGCCCACCGGCGTGGAGGTGTGCGAGGCCATGGTGCACGGCGGACCGTACCCGGCCACCTCGGACGCGCGCGCCACCTCGGTGGGCACCGCGGCCATCCGGCGCTTCCTGCGGCCGGTCTGCTACCAGGACTTCCCGGACGCGCTGCTGCCGCCGGCATTGCGGCAGGCCAACCCGCTGGCGCTGCGCCGCCTGTTGGACGGCCGGCGGGAGGGCTGA
- a CDS encoding dihydrodipicolinate synthase family protein → MSDNIFTGCIPALMTPCTADRQPDFDALVAKGKELVSLGMSAVVYCGSMGDWPLLSEAQRQEGVARLVAAGVPTIVGTGAVNSREAVSHAAHAASVGAHGLMVIPRVLSRGASPAAQKAHFSAILAAAPKLPAVIYNSPYYGFATRADLFFELRRAYPNLIGFKEFGGAADLRYAAEHITSQDDEVTLMVGVDTQVVHGFVNCNATGAITGIGNALPREVLHLVALSRAAARGDAVARRRAQELESALAVLSSFDEGCDLVLYYKHLMVLNGDKEYALHFNESDALSPAQRRYAETQYALFREWYRNWSAEQNVA, encoded by the coding sequence ATGAGCGATAACATTTTCACCGGCTGCATCCCGGCCCTGATGACCCCGTGCACCGCCGATCGCCAGCCGGATTTCGACGCGCTGGTGGCCAAGGGCAAGGAGCTGGTGTCCCTGGGCATGAGCGCGGTGGTGTACTGCGGCTCCATGGGAGACTGGCCGCTGTTGAGCGAAGCCCAGCGCCAGGAGGGCGTGGCGCGGCTGGTGGCCGCCGGCGTGCCGACCATCGTGGGCACCGGCGCCGTCAACAGCCGCGAGGCCGTTTCCCACGCCGCCCACGCCGCCAGCGTGGGGGCGCATGGCTTGATGGTGATTCCGCGCGTGCTGTCGCGCGGCGCGTCCCCGGCCGCGCAAAAGGCGCATTTCTCCGCCATCCTGGCCGCCGCGCCCAAGCTGCCGGCGGTGATCTACAACAGCCCCTATTACGGCTTCGCCACCCGCGCCGACCTGTTCTTCGAGCTGCGCCGCGCCTATCCCAACCTGATCGGCTTCAAGGAGTTTGGCGGCGCCGCCGACCTGCGCTACGCCGCCGAGCACATCACCTCCCAGGACGACGAGGTCACGCTGATGGTGGGCGTGGACACCCAGGTGGTGCATGGCTTCGTCAATTGCAACGCCACCGGCGCCATCACCGGCATCGGCAACGCGTTGCCGCGCGAGGTGCTGCACCTGGTGGCGCTGAGCCGGGCCGCGGCCAGGGGAGACGCCGTCGCCCGCCGCCGCGCGCAGGAGCTGGAATCGGCGCTGGCCGTGCTGTCTTCCTTTGATGAGGGCTGCGACCTGGTGCTGTATTACAAGCACCTGATGGTGCTGAACGGCGACAAGGAGTACGCGCTGCATTTCAACGAGAGCGACGCGTTGAGTCCCGCCCAGCGCCGCTATGCCGAGACCCAGTACGCGCTGTTCCGCGAGTGGTACCGCAACTGGTCGGCCGAGCAGAACGTGGCCTGA
- a CDS encoding 4-hydroxyproline epimerase has product MKQVEIIDSHTGGEPTRLVLSGFPALAGATMADKRDALRERHDQWRRACLLEPRGSDVLVGALYCEPVSPDAACGVIFFNNTGYIGMCGHGTIGLIASLHCLGRIAPGAHKIDTPVGPVDAVLHEDGSVTLRNVPAYRYRRQAAVEVPGHGTVIGDIAWGGNWFFLVAEHGLSVRLDNVAALSAFSCATMQALEEQGITGADGARIDHVELFADDEQADSRNFVMCPGKAYDRSPCGTGTSAKLACLAADGKLAEGEQWVQAGITGSRFVGHYQREGDFIRPYITGRAHITARAMLLIDEQDPFAWGI; this is encoded by the coding sequence ATGAAGCAGGTGGAGATCATCGACTCCCATACCGGGGGCGAACCCACTCGGCTGGTGTTGAGCGGGTTTCCCGCGCTGGCGGGGGCCACTATGGCGGACAAGCGCGACGCGCTGCGCGAGCGGCACGACCAGTGGCGCCGCGCCTGCCTGCTGGAGCCGCGCGGCAGCGATGTGCTGGTGGGCGCGCTGTATTGCGAGCCGGTGTCGCCCGACGCCGCCTGCGGGGTGATCTTCTTCAACAATACCGGCTACATCGGCATGTGCGGCCACGGCACCATAGGCCTGATCGCCTCCCTGCATTGCCTGGGGCGCATCGCGCCCGGCGCGCACAAGATCGATACCCCGGTGGGGCCGGTGGACGCCGTCTTGCATGAAGACGGCTCGGTGACGCTGCGCAATGTGCCGGCCTATCGCTACCGCCGGCAGGCGGCGGTGGAGGTGCCCGGCCATGGAACGGTGATCGGCGACATCGCCTGGGGCGGCAACTGGTTCTTTCTGGTCGCCGAGCATGGCCTGAGCGTGCGGCTGGACAATGTCGCGGCGCTGAGCGCGTTCAGTTGCGCCACGATGCAGGCGCTGGAAGAGCAGGGCATCACCGGCGCCGACGGCGCGCGCATCGATCATGTCGAGCTGTTCGCCGACGATGAGCAAGCCGACAGCCGCAACTTCGTCATGTGCCCGGGCAAGGCCTACGACCGTTCCCCTTGCGGCACCGGCACCAGCGCCAAGCTGGCCTGCTTGGCGGCCGACGGCAAGCTGGCCGAAGGCGAGCAATGGGTGCAGGCCGGCATCACCGGCAGCCGCTTCGTCGGCCATTACCAGCGCGAAGGCGACTTCATCCGCCCCTACATCACCGGCCGCGCCCATATCACGGCCCGCGCCATGCTGCTGATAGACGAACAAGACCCTTTCGCGTGGGGCATCTGA
- a CDS encoding AraC family transcriptional regulator yields the protein MTNAAVEKIARWRDEIRPATIAELLAGIAPLLPVLDLIPNAAIFIKDGQARYLCANQTLVQRCGLKDLRPLLGKTSAEVFPAQLGPAYTAQDLKVLQDGLVLESQLELHLFKNREPGWCLTYKWPLRDRQDQIIGLIGISLDLQAASKTHPAYKRLVAVDEFIRRHFSQPVTMAELTGIAGMSAAQLERYCKKVFHLSPRQMIHKARLEHAHRLLHADMAITEVALRCGYADHSAFSRQFKALTGLTPRQYRQQLGQSDIGLASGGE from the coding sequence ATGACGAACGCGGCCGTGGAAAAAATCGCCCGCTGGCGGGACGAAATCCGCCCGGCGACGATAGCCGAGCTGCTGGCGGGCATCGCCCCGCTATTGCCGGTGCTGGACCTGATCCCCAATGCGGCCATCTTCATCAAGGACGGGCAGGCGCGCTATCTCTGCGCCAACCAGACGCTGGTGCAGCGCTGCGGGCTGAAGGATTTGCGGCCGCTGCTGGGCAAGACCAGCGCCGAGGTGTTCCCGGCCCAGCTGGGGCCGGCGTATACGGCGCAGGATCTCAAGGTGCTGCAAGACGGCCTGGTGCTGGAAAGCCAGCTGGAACTGCACCTGTTCAAGAACCGGGAGCCGGGCTGGTGCCTGACCTACAAGTGGCCGTTGCGCGACCGGCAAGACCAGATCATCGGCCTGATCGGCATTTCGCTGGACCTGCAGGCCGCCAGCAAGACCCACCCGGCCTACAAACGCCTGGTGGCGGTGGACGAATTCATCCGCCGCCACTTCAGCCAGCCGGTCACCATGGCGGAGCTCACCGGCATCGCCGGCATGTCCGCCGCCCAGCTGGAGCGCTACTGCAAGAAGGTGTTCCACCTGTCGCCGCGGCAAATGATACACAAGGCCAGGCTTGAGCACGCCCACCGGCTGCTGCACGCGGACATGGCCATCACGGAAGTGGCGCTGCGCTGCGGCTATGCCGACCACAGCGCCTTCAGCCGGCAGTTCAAGGCCCTGACCGGCCTGACGCCGCGCCAGTACCGCCAGCAGCTGGGCCAAAGCGATATCGGTCTTGCTTCGGGGGGCGAGTAG
- a CDS encoding DUF6602 domain-containing protein, producing the protein MDWEALFRASTSRLQASLDEARAAVEHRTIKGHLNEIAVANWIRPLLPGSVGVTTGEVIDSEGGRSRQVDVLLYDIATTSRFLSRGDADVLPIESVYGAIEVKTYLNKAEIENAFENMKAIKALKKIAYHPNFVSTTKYLYGRESMYWPQQFFVFAYESDGLDTVLGHVERLNNTQPIDQRIDLVCILDKGLIINLAPEGLQPIPMPNTKLIAKPSSKALLTFYSVLGHLMGQAVSEPIAMHAYLKHLQH; encoded by the coding sequence ATGGATTGGGAAGCTTTGTTTCGTGCATCAACTTCAAGGCTCCAAGCCTCATTAGACGAAGCTCGTGCTGCCGTTGAACATCGAACTATCAAGGGCCACCTTAATGAGATCGCGGTAGCCAACTGGATCAGGCCGCTGCTTCCTGGCTCTGTTGGTGTTACAACCGGCGAAGTAATCGATAGCGAGGGTGGTAGATCCAGACAGGTAGACGTCTTGCTCTACGACATCGCTACGACATCCCGATTTCTGTCTCGAGGAGATGCGGACGTCTTGCCTATCGAGTCTGTTTATGGTGCGATCGAAGTTAAGACCTATCTAAACAAAGCAGAGATCGAGAATGCCTTCGAAAACATGAAGGCCATCAAGGCTCTGAAGAAGATCGCATACCATCCCAATTTCGTATCCACTACAAAGTACCTATATGGTCGGGAATCAATGTATTGGCCACAGCAATTCTTTGTTTTTGCGTATGAATCTGACGGCCTAGATACGGTGCTGGGACATGTTGAACGGCTCAACAATACTCAACCGATAGACCAGCGCATTGATTTGGTCTGCATTCTTGATAAAGGCTTGATCATCAATCTCGCGCCCGAAGGCCTGCAACCAATTCCTATGCCGAACACGAAATTGATCGCAAAACCTAGCTCAAAGGCATTGCTGACTTTCTACTCTGTGCTCGGACACTTAATGGGACAAGCGGTCAGCGAACCAATTGCGATGCATGCATATTTGAAACACCTTCAGCACTGA